Within the Zea mays cultivar B73 chromosome 10, Zm-B73-REFERENCE-NAM-5.0, whole genome shotgun sequence genome, the region GATAGACAAGATATTTTTCAAGAGGTTAGATCTCATACTAGAAAAAATCATTTAAAATCTCGCTACAACAAACCATTTCATAGGAATTATATAGGAATTATAAGAACTCAATCATTTGTTTCAAAGAGCCATATACTAAAGTTTTATATAGGATTGAGTTATATAAGAAAGTTTTCTATAGGATTTCAATCCTTCAAAACGCCTTCATTTTTCCTTCGTTGCAAAGCTGGACTCATGCTTTGTTGTCGGCAGAAATAACGGGATAAAATATAAATCTTCGAATGCACATTCATCCAACATGGGCCTACAAAACAAGTAAAACCGGGAACCAGGCCCCATCTTAGCCCAGACCAAAAGTACCGTGCGCGGATATATATCGTCGCATATACCCTCGCCCCCCTCTACAACACATGTGTGTGCAGTGTAGACGAGCGCGTACGTAACTTATTGGGAGGTTGCGCGTACGGCAACTCCCGTCGCCTCCGCGCTCCCCTAACCGCCTCCCCCTTGTCTCATGGTGGAAGTGGAACAACCCTCCGCCCGCGCCGCTGCGAAGTGAGAAGGGAAAAcaagaaacgatcgagggaggggACGACGGAGCGAGCTAGCTAGCGGCGCGGCGGGCGTCGCTCGGCATGgacgcggaggcggcggcggcggcggcggcgacggcggtggAGGAGAGGGAGCGGCTGCGGAGGAGCTTCGCGTCGGGGAGgacgcggccggcggcgtggcgggaGGCGCAGCTGCGCGGCCTTCTGCGCATGGCCACCGAGAGGGAGGACGACATCTGCGCCGCCCTGCACGCGGACCTCGCGAAACCCCTTACCGAGTGCTACGTACACGAGGTACGCTTATGATATCGTGATATATTAATTATTAGTGTGTTCTGTTTGTTTGTGCTAGTACATATGCAGTTACATTAGTATGGACTGAAAAATAATAATTAAGCTGTTTATGATGACACTTTAATTGCAAATTTGCGTCTAGATATCGTTGGTCATTTCTTCGTGCAAATTTGCTCTCAAGAATCTCAAGAAATGGATGAAGCCCCGAAAGGTATTGTGGTATCCTCTGTTATATTTTCGTACGTGGCCAGCATTGTATCCATGGAACTTTAACCAACAACAGACCTCCGATCGGCCACATTAACAAATACGAATACTCTCAATACGATTAGAACAGTCAATATTGGtttaaaatgaatctttaaataggGAATGTTTGTAATTGAGAACTCTATATATGTTGCTTTGATGGATGGACCCTAGTTAATCACTTAGTATGTCACAACTCACAAATGCTATACACTCCATTTTGTTTTAAAATGGTTATCATTCTCACTTCGTAATACATCTCTCTCTTTGCATcatatttttttttgtttctcCCAAATTCTGTGTTTAAAACTAAAACATTAACTATTTTGGGATGAAGTGCGTAAGATTCGAGAAGTAGCGTTTAATTTGGTGGTCATTAGTTTCTATTGGAAGTTGGAACATACTTTCTCCGATCTTTTTTATTTATCGTAAATGAACTAGCGGACGACGAATATTCGAAAATAGAGGTAATACACATTTATTATACGCGCACGTTGACAACAAACAATTCATCATAATTAATAAATGCAAGTGCACTTAGCTTCAAGACGGATCTGTACAAGGACACTCATCATCACAGTACCAAGCTGGCCCTGGTCCTGGTCCTGGTCCTGGTCCTAGACTCCTAGTTCCTAGTCTTGCAGCCATGAATGAATTCGATCAAGCATCCTGTTCTAGCATAGCCTCGTCATCAGCTAGCTTTTCATGCCAAAAATCATCCTAGCTCCCCCGAACTGACTCGCGTGCGCTGCTGGCGGAATCAATGCGCATTGACTGCTGCTTCTGGCcggttttttgtttttgttttcgtTTCTGTTTTTGTTTTCCTTTGCAGGTCCCCGGCGGGCTGCTGACCTTCCCGTCGGCGGCCAGCGTCGCGGCGGAGCCTCTCGGCGTCGTGCTCGTCATCTCCGCCTGGAACTACCCCTTCTGTACGTTCGTAATTAACCAGCATTATTACCCCCGTCACCTATCAtgcatcatgcttttatttagtCCCCATTCCAGTCGTTTGAGTTAATGCGCGCATGAAGCCTCTGACTGAAAGCCACTAGAAAAGACCATTATTAATGGATTGTCTAGTGACGTGTTTAATGGGTTTCTAGTAGTAGATCAGTAGAGCTGAGGAATCAGATGCCAACGCGTCGTCAGCTCACGCACGCGTTCGGCTTCGGCAAGCCCAGCCCATGACACGCACAGTAGCCCACAAAATCATGGCCTGCCTGCCAGTAGGTTGCTCTGACCGTAGTTAATCATGTGTGTGACTGTAAGTAACGAATGCATGCGTACGTGGAGCAGTGCTGGCCATCGACCCGGTCGTGGGGGCATTCGCGGCGGGCAACGCCGTGGCGCTGAAGCCGTCGGAGGTGGCGCCGGCCACGTCGCTGCTGCTGGCCGACCTGCTGCCGCGCTACGTGGACCCCTCGTGCGTCAGGGTCGTGCAGGGCGGCATCGCGGAGACCACCGCGCTGCTGGAGCTCCAGTGGGACAAGATCTTCTACACAGGTCGTCACGTATGCATGCGAGCATCTCCTTCCATTCCATTTCCATGGCGCAATACTGATCGGCAGATATATATATGGTACTGTGCTGCGCGCGTGTGCAGGTAACAGCAGAGTAGGACGCATCGTCATGTCCTACGCTGCCAAGCACCTGACGCCCGTGGTCTTGGAGCTCGGTGGCAAATGCCCTGTCGTCGTCGACTCCGACGTCAACCTCCACGTAAAGAGCACCCCGGCCGCCCGTCTCTCTCTCTATATCTCTCTCTGATTATGATGGATTCGTCATAATGCTCAATGAAGGTCGCTGCCAAGAGGATCGCCGCCGGCAAGTGGGGCTGCAACAGCGGCCAAGCCTGCGTCTCGCCGGACTACGTCGTCACTACCAAATCGTTCGCGCCAAAGCTGGTAGTGATCCAGTTCCAGTCCTACTTCTTCCTAGTTCCTACTCACGCCTGGTCCAGTCCATCCATCCATGCATGGCTACCTGCTAATAACAACGTCTCTGGGCTCTGTTCCTGCTCAACTCCTGGCGTGGCGACCCTGGCAGCTGGAGTCCCTGAAGCGAGTGCTGTTCGAGTTCTACGGGGAGGAGCCGCTGCGGTCGCCGGACCTGTCGCGCGTCGTCAACTCCAACCACTTCAACAGGCTCATGGCGCTCATGGACGACTACTCGGTCTCCGGCAATGTCGCGTTCGGCGGCCAGATCGACGAGCGGCGGCTGTGAGTGCATCTTTTACAGCAAGCAACCATGCGTTGTTTCCCCCCGTAACATTAATTTCTTCGATCGCCATGCCTTTCAACATCCTAAAAAAAAACATTTCTTCGATCGCCATGCCtttcaacatcatcatcataaaaaAAAAGCATTTCTTCGCCGTGCTGCGCAGAAGGATCGCCCCGACGCTGCTGCTGGACGTCCCGCTCGACTCCGCGATGATGAAGGAGGAGATCTTCGGGCCGCTGCTTCCCATAATCACGGTACGGAAAAACGGAGAGAGAAAAAATGGCATGCTGTTGGATCAGCAAAGGATCTCTCTCTCTTTATCTGGCTGCGCTGCGCCTGTGCTCCGCTCCATGAAAAATCTGCACTCTTGGTTGGTAGTAGGTGGACA harbors:
- the LOC100285809 gene encoding aldehyde dehydrogenase, dimeric NADP-preferring, with protein sequence MDAEAAAAAAATAVEERERLRRSFASGRTRPAAWREAQLRGLLRMATEREDDICAALHADLAKPLTECYVHEISLVISSCKFALKNLKKWMKPRKVPGGLLTFPSAASVAAEPLGVVLVISAWNYPFLLAIDPVVGAFAAGNAVALKPSEVAPATSLLLADLLPRYVDPSCVRVVQGGIAETTALLELQWDKIFYTGNSRVGRIVMSYAAKHLTPVVLELGGKCPVVVDSDVNLHVAAKRIAAGKWGCNSGQACVSPDYVVTTKSFAPKLLESLKRVLFEFYGEEPLRSPDLSRVVNSNHFNRLMALMDDYSVSGNVAFGGQIDERRLRIAPTLLLDVPLDSAMMKEEIFGPLLPIITVDKIGESFAVINSMPKPLAAYLFSNDGQLKQQFERTVSAGGIMFNDTGIHLTNPNLPFGGVGESGMGAYHGAFSFDAFSHRKAVLDRSFLGEARARYPPYTPAKLAILRGVLNGSPLATVQAAAGCTGGASAD